A window from Akkermansia muciniphila encodes these proteins:
- a CDS encoding outer membrane beta-barrel protein yields the protein MKSLFYLSLMAAGMLAVHANGQSLYTLAGPVGLEESIPLKWSFNLAGGYDDNVNASNYDQQESAFISTDIGASLANYDSVTQYSFSAKLGGIFYLKDLEGNTNESLSNSTLSANLSHSFDQTLRYNGSVSFAWQPEPNYANGIANSRRDGDYIYVYVSSSVSKAWTSRYSTTLGANFSMIDYQEDSAKTDNRDYVGMDFTNRYKWTERLALSLSWNGSYCHREYGNNEFSNFVMAGAEYAVAENTSATLRVGPQFKYVDGYGTKTYPSAEFGLNHRMSDRFMIGMFVRYSNEATNTYIPNSGASYYSNETWRFGVNSTLKLTHRVSLDAGVNLISSDYTNPSTSGNTDTTTLTFNATAGVKLMLTNALALTAQYSYTNGTYSGYNYPMPAYNRNVFSFGMNYSF from the coding sequence ATGAAGAGTCTTTTTTACCTCTCCCTGATGGCTGCCGGCATGCTTGCCGTTCACGCCAACGGGCAGTCCCTGTACACGCTGGCAGGACCGGTTGGCCTGGAAGAATCCATTCCTCTGAAATGGTCGTTCAACCTGGCCGGCGGTTATGACGACAACGTCAACGCCTCCAACTACGACCAGCAGGAATCTGCTTTCATCAGCACGGACATCGGCGCCTCCCTGGCCAATTACGACTCCGTGACGCAGTACTCCTTCTCTGCCAAGCTTGGCGGCATTTTCTACCTGAAGGATCTTGAGGGGAACACGAACGAATCCCTTTCCAACTCCACGCTGTCGGCCAACCTTTCCCACAGCTTTGACCAGACCCTCCGCTACAACGGCAGCGTGTCCTTTGCGTGGCAGCCGGAACCGAACTATGCCAATGGCATTGCCAACTCCCGCCGGGACGGCGACTACATTTACGTGTACGTCTCCAGCTCCGTGAGCAAGGCATGGACTTCCCGCTACTCCACGACGCTGGGCGCCAACTTCTCCATGATCGACTATCAGGAGGATTCCGCCAAGACGGACAACCGTGACTATGTGGGCATGGATTTCACCAACCGTTACAAGTGGACGGAACGCCTGGCCCTCTCCCTGAGCTGGAACGGTTCCTACTGCCACCGTGAATACGGCAATAATGAATTCTCCAACTTCGTCATGGCCGGCGCTGAATACGCCGTGGCTGAAAACACGTCCGCCACGCTGCGCGTAGGTCCCCAGTTCAAATATGTGGACGGCTACGGCACCAAGACGTATCCTTCCGCTGAATTCGGCTTGAACCACCGCATGAGCGATCGTTTCATGATTGGCATGTTCGTCCGTTACTCCAACGAAGCGACGAATACGTACATTCCCAACAGCGGCGCCAGCTACTACTCCAATGAAACGTGGCGCTTCGGTGTAAACAGCACCCTGAAACTGACGCACCGCGTCAGCCTGGATGCCGGCGTGAACCTGATTTCCAGCGACTACACGAACCCGAGCACCAGCGGCAACACGGACACGACGACGCTGACCTTCAACGCTACGGCCGGCGTCAAGCTGATGCTGACCAACGCCCTGGCCCTCACGGCCCAGTATTCCTACACCAACGGTACCTACAGCGGCTACAACTATCCCATGCCCGCCTACAACCGTAACGTGTTCTCCTTCGGAATGAATTACAGCTTCTAG
- a CDS encoding inorganic phosphate transporter, producing the protein MDPIYYFIIGLILVLSCFDLVVGVSNDAANFLNSAVGSKAAPRKTILLVAALGIIIGSLFSSGMMEIARSGVFMPAQFTFHDIMLIFLAVMLTDVILLDVFNTFGLPTSTTVSIVFELLGGAVAVALFKIWYGEPGAAQELSSYINSSKALAIISGIFSSVFVAFICGITVMWISRLIFSFNYRKSFKYLGAAWCGAALTAITYFAIFKGLKGSTLVTKDMVRHLDAHIWLYVCYSLVFWTVLMAVLQNLCKVNILKIAVLAGTMALALSFAGNDLVNFIGVFMAGQSSMEIASAAAAQGADLSTLTMGGLMAPVTADWRYLLGAGAIMVLALIFSKKARTVTDTEVNLARQGGGVERFGSVPPARMAVRYALHASRAVEKIMPACVGKFIEKRFRPVAEGPDDGASFDLIRASVNLTVAALLISLATSLRLPLSTTYVTFMVAMGSSLADKAWGRDSAVYRITGVITVISGWFFTAFAAFTMCCMVAACIVYGGLFGIIAMCGLAAFLLLKSARLHRKRTQAAALAQGANYRDPAAAARYNEEIIELMKRMAEIYEMNLEALNVEDRKRLKKLRKEARGIRRSLSDRMAMEVMPVVRELPDEEADRGKRYVQMVEYATSVFESLSNITTASYAYIDNNHEGLDLGRIEHLRGMNNRVSSLYPRFRDMMESNDYAGLDECLAGMDALDEEFAEAVKQQIILRAEDVSDMRRALLYLNLLNETRTMIRKVLLLAKIQRKFVLGW; encoded by the coding sequence ATGGACCCAATCTATTACTTCATCATAGGACTGATTCTGGTACTCTCCTGCTTTGACCTCGTGGTAGGGGTCTCCAATGACGCCGCCAACTTCCTGAACTCTGCCGTCGGTTCCAAGGCTGCGCCGCGCAAGACGATCCTGCTGGTAGCGGCGCTGGGCATCATCATCGGTTCCCTGTTCTCCAGCGGCATGATGGAAATTGCCCGGAGCGGCGTATTCATGCCGGCCCAGTTCACCTTCCATGACATCATGCTGATCTTCCTGGCGGTGATGCTGACGGACGTGATTCTGCTGGATGTCTTCAACACCTTCGGTCTTCCCACCTCCACCACGGTTTCCATTGTCTTTGAACTGCTGGGCGGCGCCGTGGCGGTGGCCCTGTTTAAAATCTGGTACGGAGAGCCGGGTGCGGCGCAGGAACTGTCCAGCTATATCAACTCCTCCAAGGCGCTGGCAATCATCTCCGGCATCTTTTCCTCCGTCTTCGTCGCCTTCATCTGCGGGATAACGGTCATGTGGATATCCCGCCTCATCTTCTCCTTCAACTACAGGAAATCCTTCAAATACCTGGGGGCCGCCTGGTGCGGCGCGGCCCTGACGGCCATCACGTACTTTGCCATCTTCAAGGGGTTGAAAGGCAGTACGCTGGTCACCAAGGACATGGTCCGGCACCTGGACGCCCACATCTGGCTGTACGTGTGCTACAGCCTGGTATTCTGGACCGTCCTGATGGCCGTGCTCCAGAACCTCTGCAAGGTGAACATCCTGAAAATAGCCGTTCTGGCGGGTACCATGGCCCTGGCCCTCTCCTTTGCCGGGAATGACCTGGTCAACTTCATCGGCGTCTTCATGGCGGGCCAGTCCTCCATGGAGATAGCCTCCGCCGCGGCGGCTCAGGGCGCGGACCTCTCCACGCTGACCATGGGCGGCCTGATGGCCCCCGTCACGGCGGACTGGCGCTACCTGCTGGGCGCGGGCGCCATCATGGTGCTCGCCCTCATCTTCTCCAAAAAGGCGCGGACCGTAACTGACACGGAGGTCAATCTGGCGAGGCAGGGCGGGGGCGTGGAACGGTTCGGCTCCGTTCCCCCGGCCCGCATGGCCGTGCGCTATGCGCTGCATGCCTCCCGCGCGGTGGAAAAAATCATGCCCGCCTGCGTGGGGAAATTCATTGAAAAACGCTTCCGGCCCGTGGCGGAAGGGCCGGATGACGGGGCCTCCTTTGACCTGATCCGCGCCTCCGTGAATTTGACGGTGGCGGCCCTGCTCATCTCCCTGGCTACCTCCCTGCGGCTTCCCCTCTCCACCACGTATGTGACGTTCATGGTGGCGATGGGCTCCTCCCTGGCGGACAAGGCCTGGGGGCGTGACAGCGCGGTGTACCGCATCACGGGGGTGATTACGGTAATCTCCGGATGGTTCTTCACGGCCTTTGCCGCATTCACCATGTGCTGCATGGTGGCGGCATGCATCGTATACGGCGGCCTCTTCGGCATCATTGCCATGTGCGGGCTGGCGGCCTTCCTGCTGCTGAAAAGCGCCAGGCTTCACAGAAAGAGAACCCAGGCCGCGGCTCTGGCCCAGGGCGCCAATTACCGGGATCCCGCCGCTGCCGCCCGCTACAATGAAGAAATCATTGAGCTGATGAAGCGCATGGCGGAAATCTATGAAATGAACCTGGAAGCCCTGAATGTGGAGGACCGGAAGCGGCTGAAAAAGCTCCGGAAGGAGGCGCGCGGCATCCGCCGCTCCCTGAGCGACAGGATGGCCATGGAAGTCATGCCCGTTGTGCGGGAACTCCCGGATGAGGAGGCGGACCGCGGCAAGCGCTACGTGCAGATGGTGGAATACGCCACCTCCGTCTTTGAATCCCTCTCCAACATCACTACGGCCAGCTACGCCTACATTGACAACAACCATGAAGGCCTGGACCTGGGCAGGATAGAACACCTGCGGGGGATGAATAACCGCGTCTCCTCCCTGTACCCGCGCTTCCGGGACATGATGGAAAGCAATGACTATGCCGGGCTGGACGAATGCCTGGCCGGCATGGATGCCCTGGATGAGGAATTCGCGGAGGCGGTCAAGCAGCAGATCATCCTGCGGGCGGAAGACGTGTCCGACATGAGGAGGGCACTTCTCTACCTTAACCTGCTCAATGAAACCCGCACGATGATCCGCAAGGTGCTTCTGCTGGCGAAAATTCAGCGGAAATTTGTGCTTGGCTGGTAA